One stretch of Marinobacterium iners DNA includes these proteins:
- a CDS encoding PAS domain S-box protein, translating into MPIAPHTSMLLRTLWLTLIYLLVSVLTLQLGFTTEYAMSVWPAAGVGVGMLLVYRHGAIFPIFIAALLTDLYLELSLNSLLSAIPNAFAATLQAYFGYRLTRTLLRRSSTLVRDADILRFLLLAGPLACLTAPSLGVMTRLATEQLSLDTALSEWLIWWSGDTLGVLLFAPLTLLVLGRTRAHEASHRIGRFRTALPLLGMAVLLGGGYLLLSHFQTREAESNINASLDRFSQLYFVSINNDLDNLEAMAQLIQARPELTEKEFSQFAAWLNQDPALISIDWAPRVSAAARERFEQQLGRPFMEPVGDLNPQVTYIEALARSQYFPVFYSTPPALGKDILGLDHGWDPQRRHVIAKALETGQLQLSRASPLIRTGVNALLAFQPVITSAEHNRPSRHLGVVVGVFDINQLFAPLLRQAGNRNLAVRISDVTDPERPQALIDRMPPKSSIFRTNLLQTGGRNWQLDFALLTPLYTAGASGVERLYFLFSILSALLAAYTTLSMAERDLATQLTVRRRTRDLNRELNRRLEAETELRSSETRYRQLFETSPFAKLIIHHGKPIHVNNAAIALMDADSRQALLDTPAMQLIESGDQLQARLVLQQAEASFEPLRLDRVNCRTLHGRPFIAELTAVSCEFDGHSAVLCMLQDISARLKAEEDFERFFTVSLDLLCIADTRGYFRRINPAFKETLGWSEDELLSQPFINLVHPDDLEVTRQEISGLEAGKLALHFENRYRCRDGTYRWIEWRALPQPNGLIFASAHDTTERHESTEQLEQMNKLLNQQVKEIQFKNHAIQAKETELNTLLNNLMECVITIDNKGLINSANPAVESIFGYRPDELIGQNVSTLMPDPDRSRHDGYLARYMETREPHFIGTSREVVGQHKDGHLIPLELAVSEYQINGQTMFAGTLHDVSGQKAMIDALTLARDEAEHANNAKSTFLATMSHEIRTPMNGVVGLIEVLENSQLDEHQARLLGTVRNSANSLLTLIDDILDFSKIEAGRLELESQPFNLVELIESLCTSLVPVAHQRNVDLSLFIDPELPGWVLSDPVRLRQLLYNLIGNGIKFCSGRDGIKGRVSVRVGFSGEDPLQLKVRVADNGIGISAEQQKLLFAPFTQAESSTTRRFGGTGLGLVICKHLVDLMGGGIRLISEPDVGTVFILGLSMHPAAPPEDEAPLPGLEGVRCLLVESRDYNNDDLCRYLEYSGADVVLLQQTSDAPTRIEQTGQPCILISDQSPGESEPLPKRVHYLQLAHGLRRRGRITTPTTVSLDMDALSRAEFINAVAVAAGKASPSAMPSTADNLPDGSEALSIGDARAEGTLILVAEDDRVNQLVILQQLALLGYTAEVADDGIKALELWQKGRYALLLTDLHMPRMDGYSLAAAIRTQEPADRHMPIIALTANALRGESNRALDQGMDAYLVKPVKLEHLKQTLEQWLRSAPSDPKTDAPDTAAVNNNAVDTLNLDILRELVGSDPALLREFLTIWRSSSAPLIEELRQAFEAQDTGTMSSVAHRFKSSSRSIGALPLGDLCADMEMACRAHDHDEISTLMQCFEELYSETDAAVANTLDHL; encoded by the coding sequence ATGCCGATTGCGCCTCACACATCGATGCTGCTCAGGACACTCTGGCTCACACTGATCTACCTCCTGGTCAGCGTCCTGACCCTGCAGCTGGGGTTCACAACCGAATATGCCATGTCAGTCTGGCCAGCAGCGGGTGTGGGTGTGGGCATGTTGCTGGTCTACCGCCATGGCGCCATCTTCCCGATTTTCATCGCCGCACTGTTGACTGATCTTTATCTTGAACTCAGTTTGAACTCTCTGCTTTCAGCGATTCCCAATGCGTTTGCGGCCACCTTGCAGGCCTATTTCGGTTATCGTCTAACACGCACACTGCTCAGACGCAGCAGCACACTGGTACGTGACGCTGACATCCTCAGGTTTCTGTTGCTGGCAGGCCCCCTGGCATGCCTTACCGCACCCAGCCTTGGGGTCATGACAAGGTTGGCCACCGAACAACTCAGTCTGGACACAGCTCTGAGCGAATGGTTGATCTGGTGGAGTGGCGATACCCTTGGTGTTTTGCTGTTTGCACCACTTACACTACTGGTACTTGGGCGCACGCGTGCACACGAAGCCAGTCATCGCATTGGCAGATTCAGAACCGCCTTACCACTTCTTGGCATGGCGGTTCTGCTCGGGGGTGGTTACCTCCTGTTGTCTCATTTCCAAACGCGCGAAGCCGAGTCCAACATCAACGCCAGCCTGGATCGGTTCAGTCAGCTTTATTTTGTATCGATCAACAACGATCTCGATAATCTCGAGGCTATGGCACAACTGATCCAGGCTCGGCCTGAACTGACTGAAAAAGAGTTCAGTCAGTTTGCCGCATGGCTTAATCAGGACCCTGCCCTGATCAGTATTGACTGGGCTCCGCGAGTATCGGCTGCAGCACGCGAACGTTTCGAACAGCAGCTGGGACGGCCATTTATGGAGCCCGTCGGCGACCTCAACCCGCAAGTCACGTATATCGAAGCACTGGCACGCAGCCAGTATTTCCCGGTGTTCTACAGCACTCCTCCTGCACTGGGCAAAGACATACTGGGACTTGACCACGGCTGGGATCCCCAGCGACGCCACGTAATTGCTAAAGCTCTGGAAACCGGACAGCTTCAGCTTTCCCGTGCGTCGCCACTGATCAGAACGGGGGTCAACGCCCTCCTCGCATTCCAACCGGTCATTACATCGGCTGAACATAACCGCCCTTCCCGGCACCTTGGTGTTGTTGTAGGCGTGTTTGATATCAACCAGCTGTTTGCTCCTTTGCTGCGGCAGGCCGGAAATCGCAACCTGGCCGTACGCATCAGTGATGTTACCGACCCTGAACGTCCGCAGGCTCTGATTGATCGAATGCCTCCAAAAAGCAGCATCTTTCGTACCAACCTGCTGCAAACGGGCGGGCGCAACTGGCAACTGGACTTTGCCCTGCTCACACCTCTGTACACCGCCGGTGCCAGTGGAGTTGAGCGTCTCTATTTCCTGTTTTCCATCCTGAGCGCGCTTTTGGCTGCCTACACAACGCTCAGCATGGCCGAACGTGATCTGGCCACACAGCTCACTGTCCGGCGTCGTACCCGTGACTTGAATCGCGAGCTGAACCGACGCCTCGAGGCTGAAACTGAGCTGAGATCCAGTGAGACACGCTACCGCCAGCTGTTTGAAACCTCACCGTTTGCCAAATTGATCATTCACCATGGCAAGCCGATCCATGTAAACAACGCTGCCATCGCGCTGATGGATGCAGACTCTCGCCAGGCGCTGTTGGACACTCCAGCCATGCAGCTGATTGAGAGCGGTGATCAACTGCAGGCACGACTTGTCTTGCAGCAGGCGGAGGCCAGCTTCGAGCCGCTTCGCCTCGACCGAGTCAACTGCCGCACCCTCCACGGGCGCCCCTTCATTGCTGAACTCACTGCTGTCAGCTGCGAATTTGACGGCCATTCTGCCGTACTCTGCATGCTGCAGGACATCAGTGCCCGCCTGAAAGCAGAAGAGGACTTTGAGCGCTTCTTTACTGTTTCACTGGATCTACTCTGTATCGCCGATACCAGAGGCTATTTCCGCCGCATCAATCCTGCCTTCAAGGAAACGTTGGGCTGGAGCGAGGATGAATTGTTGAGCCAGCCGTTCATCAATCTGGTTCACCCTGATGACCTGGAAGTGACACGACAAGAGATCAGCGGGCTTGAAGCGGGCAAGCTGGCACTCCACTTCGAGAACCGCTACCGCTGCCGTGACGGCACCTATCGCTGGATCGAGTGGCGCGCCTTGCCCCAGCCCAACGGGCTAATCTTTGCCTCGGCACATGACACCACTGAACGTCATGAATCGACCGAACAGCTTGAGCAGATGAACAAATTGCTCAATCAACAGGTGAAGGAAATTCAGTTCAAGAACCACGCCATTCAGGCCAAGGAAACCGAGCTGAACACTCTGCTCAACAATCTGATGGAGTGCGTGATTACCATCGACAACAAAGGGTTGATCAACAGTGCCAACCCGGCAGTAGAGTCCATATTCGGTTACCGACCGGATGAGCTAATCGGTCAAAACGTTTCCACGTTGATGCCAGACCCGGACCGCAGCCGCCATGATGGTTACCTGGCCCGTTACATGGAAACACGGGAGCCTCATTTCATCGGCACCAGCCGTGAAGTGGTTGGCCAGCACAAGGATGGTCACCTGATACCACTGGAACTGGCAGTTAGCGAATATCAGATCAACGGTCAGACCATGTTTGCCGGTACCTTGCACGATGTGAGTGGACAGAAGGCCATGATTGATGCACTGACCCTGGCTCGAGATGAGGCAGAGCACGCCAACAACGCCAAGTCCACCTTCCTGGCCACCATGAGCCATGAAATTCGCACCCCTATGAATGGCGTGGTCGGATTGATTGAAGTGCTTGAAAACAGTCAGCTCGACGAGCATCAGGCCCGTCTGCTGGGAACTGTCCGCAACTCAGCCAACAGCCTACTGACCCTGATCGACGATATTCTGGACTTTTCCAAGATCGAGGCGGGGCGACTGGAGCTGGAGTCTCAGCCCTTCAATCTAGTGGAGTTGATCGAAAGCCTGTGCACCTCACTGGTCCCGGTGGCGCACCAGCGCAATGTAGACTTGTCTCTGTTCATTGACCCCGAGCTGCCCGGCTGGGTCCTGTCGGACCCGGTCCGGCTGCGCCAGCTGCTGTACAACCTGATCGGCAATGGCATCAAGTTCTGCTCCGGCCGTGACGGTATCAAGGGGCGAGTATCCGTGCGCGTTGGCTTCAGCGGCGAAGATCCGCTGCAGCTCAAGGTTCGCGTGGCGGACAACGGCATCGGTATCAGTGCCGAGCAGCAAAAACTGCTGTTTGCGCCCTTTACCCAGGCAGAAAGCTCGACCACGCGCCGTTTTGGCGGAACTGGCCTTGGACTGGTGATCTGTAAACACCTTGTGGACCTGATGGGCGGCGGCATTCGACTGATCAGTGAACCCGATGTGGGTACGGTATTTATTCTCGGTCTGTCAATGCACCCGGCGGCACCGCCGGAAGATGAGGCCCCGTTGCCCGGGCTAGAGGGGGTACGCTGCCTGCTGGTTGAAAGCCGTGATTACAACAACGACGACTTATGCCGCTACCTGGAGTACTCCGGAGCCGATGTTGTACTTCTGCAACAGACCAGTGATGCGCCGACACGGATTGAGCAGACAGGTCAGCCCTGCATCCTGATCAGTGACCAGAGCCCCGGTGAATCCGAACCGTTGCCGAAACGGGTCCACTATCTGCAACTGGCCCACGGCCTGCGCCGACGCGGACGCATCACCACCCCCACCACGGTGAGTCTGGATATGGATGCCCTGAGCCGGGCGGAGTTTATCAACGCCGTAGCGGTTGCCGCCGGCAAGGCCTCACCAAGTGCCATGCCAAGCACAGCGGATAATCTGCCCGACGGCTCTGAAGCCCTCTCTATTGGCGATGCCCGTGCAGAAGGCACACTGATTCTGGTGGCAGAGGATGACCGCGTAAACCAGCTGGTGATTCTGCAGCAGCTCGCGTTGCTGGGTTATACCGCCGAGGTGGCCGATGATGGCATCAAAGCGCTGGAACTGTGGCAAAAGGGCCGCTATGCCTTGCTGCTGACCGACCTGCACATGCCACGAATGGATGGCTACAGTCTGGCTGCAGCCATCCGCACGCAGGAACCCGCCGATCGGCACATGCCGATCATTGCCCTGACCGCCAACGCTCTGCGCGGAGAATCCAATCGGGCACTGGATCAGGGTATGGACGCCTACCTGGTCAAGCCGGTCAAGTTGGAGCACCTGAAACAAACCCTGGAGCAATGGCTGCGAAGTGCTCCCTCTGATCCCAAGACAGATGCACCTGACACGGCAGCAGTCAACAACAATGCAGTGGACACCCTGAATCTGGATATTCTGCGCGAACTGGTCGGTTCCGATCCCGCGCTGTTACGAGAGTTCCTGACTATCTGGCGAAGTTCGTCAGCTCCCCTGATCGAAGAATTGCGTCAAGCCTTTGAAGCCCAGGATACCGGCACCATGAGTTCAGTGGCACACCGCTTCAAATCGTCGTCACGCTCCATCGGTGCACTGCCGCTGGGCGATTTATGCGCAGATATGGAGATGGCTTGCCGTGCCCATGATCACGACGAGATAAGCACTCTGATGCAGTGTTTTGAGGAACTGTACTCTGAAACTGATGCTGCTGTTGCCAATACGCTGGATCATCTCTAA
- a CDS encoding response regulator, giving the protein MTTHNNPVILVASDNKSTSEIVQTQLAEFDRLIIPEDMEGVLHAYRQHNPDVIILGYDQLDKCEQVYDRLYPKDKDQNPAQKPHRVIALCNKREVKHAYDLCNSDRFTDYIVFWPLTYDPFRLAMSVHQSMTDLRHNFNAQENDRVLVRQQQNIGKLQQVFEQHSKQGQGYSQQVDTQLSSLIHLLSETLNHYDHLVNRVLDQAATGTAGLPSQQAFSSVRGGIEHSVSSFREIKQLSRTFIDSLNRMEDEASTIFVNRRIHNGHVLVVDDDDFQRQVLSSILTSEHYSLSFATSGEAALDQIQHKRPDLILMDILMPGMDGIEATRQIKTDPVTAAVPIIIISGQNQRETVLECISKGASDYIVKPYNKATLISKIQDAVKVGCQKIVQGDQHAKT; this is encoded by the coding sequence ATGACCACACACAATAATCCCGTCATTTTGGTGGCATCTGATAACAAGAGCACCAGCGAGATTGTACAGACCCAACTGGCGGAATTTGACCGGCTGATCATCCCCGAGGATATGGAAGGCGTTTTGCACGCCTACCGCCAGCATAACCCGGATGTAATCATTCTGGGCTATGACCAGCTGGACAAGTGTGAGCAGGTGTATGACCGGCTGTACCCAAAGGACAAGGACCAGAATCCGGCCCAAAAGCCACACCGCGTCATTGCCCTGTGCAACAAGCGTGAGGTCAAACACGCCTATGATCTGTGCAACAGCGACCGGTTCACCGACTATATTGTGTTCTGGCCCCTGACCTATGACCCGTTTCGGCTGGCCATGTCGGTACACCAGTCGATGACCGATCTGCGTCACAACTTTAATGCGCAGGAAAACGACCGAGTGCTGGTACGCCAGCAGCAAAATATCGGAAAACTGCAGCAGGTGTTTGAGCAGCACAGCAAGCAGGGACAAGGCTACAGCCAACAAGTGGACACCCAGCTGTCCAGCTTGATTCACCTGCTGTCGGAAACCCTTAACCACTACGATCATCTGGTCAATCGAGTACTGGATCAAGCGGCCACGGGTACAGCCGGCCTGCCTTCACAACAGGCCTTTTCAAGCGTACGCGGTGGTATCGAGCACTCGGTCAGCAGCTTCCGTGAAATCAAGCAGCTGTCGCGTACGTTCATCGACTCGCTGAACCGGATGGAGGATGAGGCCAGCACCATCTTTGTTAACCGCCGCATCCATAACGGCCATGTACTGGTGGTGGATGATGATGACTTCCAGCGTCAGGTGCTCAGCAGCATTCTTACCAGCGAGCACTACAGTCTCAGTTTTGCCACTAGTGGCGAAGCGGCACTGGATCAAATTCAGCACAAGCGCCCGGATCTGATCCTGATGGATATTCTGATGCCGGGCATGGACGGCATCGAAGCCACGCGACAGATCAAGACCGATCCAGTGACAGCAGCGGTCCCGATCATCATTATAAGCGGTCAGAACCAGCGTGAAACCGTACTGGAGTGCATCAGCAAAGGGGCGTCAGACTATATCGTCAAGCCCTACAACAAGGCGACTCTGATCAGCAAAATACAGGATGCGGTGAAGGTGGGATGCCAGAAAATTGTTCAGGGTGATCAACATGCAAAAACCTGA
- a CDS encoding sensor histidine kinase: MQKPEANTAASNSIDLTHVQSEFLSGVSHQLRTPINAILGLTHLALAQADSEQQRQYLVNIQSTSRQLMHSVNNLLDLSRLEQGTLELVPANFQLKSLLDDVTQDVITRLGKRAVEFTLTTDERIPATLNGDASRLKQLINCFIDNAIKFTQQGEIRLQVRMAARNRKSIRLHFILEDTGSGLPPGLGMALFRNSEKTLEAGSSENQKKGIGLRIARLLAQLMNGDAGIITPQSPGAAFWFTVQLRPAQTAEHSCTEHWSGQKNLSVRDDSGHQASIAEVLPPRRRPLPGAGTSIELLMADLQQRLLLEDFSCLELARRHAAALENYLGTDAIRLRSALHDFDFTRARLILDDHRDA; this comes from the coding sequence ATGCAAAAACCTGAAGCCAACACAGCAGCAAGCAATTCGATCGACCTGACACACGTTCAGAGTGAGTTTCTCTCCGGTGTCAGCCACCAGTTGCGCACGCCCATCAATGCCATACTGGGGCTGACTCACCTGGCGCTTGCTCAGGCTGACTCCGAACAGCAACGCCAGTATCTGGTCAACATCCAGAGCACCAGCCGACAGCTGATGCACAGCGTCAACAACCTGCTCGATCTGTCACGGCTGGAACAGGGTACACTGGAACTGGTCCCCGCCAACTTCCAGCTCAAATCCCTGCTTGACGACGTGACTCAAGACGTGATCACACGTCTGGGCAAGCGTGCCGTGGAGTTCACGCTCACCACAGATGAGCGAATCCCGGCCACACTTAACGGCGACGCCTCGCGCCTAAAGCAGTTGATTAACTGTTTCATCGACAATGCCATCAAATTCACCCAGCAGGGTGAGATCCGTCTGCAGGTGAGAATGGCCGCACGTAACCGCAAAAGTATTCGTCTACATTTTATTCTTGAGGATACCGGCAGCGGACTGCCACCGGGGCTGGGCATGGCACTGTTTCGCAACAGTGAGAAAACACTCGAGGCCGGCAGCAGCGAAAATCAAAAAAAGGGTATTGGCCTGCGCATTGCACGGCTGCTTGCTCAGCTGATGAACGGTGATGCCGGTATAATCACACCACAATCACCGGGTGCGGCTTTCTGGTTTACAGTACAGCTCAGGCCCGCCCAAACAGCCGAACATTCCTGCACTGAACATTGGTCCGGGCAAAAAAACCTATCAGTCCGTGACGACAGTGGCCATCAGGCCAGCATTGCCGAGGTCCTCCCCCCGCGTCGGCGTCCTCTGCCCGGTGCCGGCACCAGCATTGAGCTACTGATGGCAGATCTGCAGCAACGACTGCTGCTTGAGGATTTCAGCTGCCTGGAACTGGCCCGGCGCCATGCGGCTGCGCTGGAAAATTACTTGGGGACTGATGCCATCCGTTTACGCAGTGCTCTGCATGACTTTGACTTTACTCGAGCGCGATTAATTCTGGATGATCACCGCGATGCTTGA
- a CDS encoding helix-turn-helix transcriptional regulator produces the protein MNPTTVQHSLASLVGEIGRQGFEHRLMQCMHELTGADHCVLISYDASRTAPITLFSSGAIDQPLAQECRRLYDEVYYERDPNRALLDAGAHEPSTQLLTLRPEELSDPEYRRTLIERCGIREKLAFIGHGREQAYCLNLYRLKSRQRKGLLMGALQDNTALIAATLERHISLSTEAQVRFDLPWVRARLSRSCGDRLTQREMDVACRIVLGYSSEAIGLDLGVSVNTVLSHRKNLYEKLGIGTQNQLFAIVTEGRCAWV, from the coding sequence ATGAACCCGACAACCGTACAACACAGCCTGGCTAGCCTTGTGGGTGAGATTGGCCGTCAGGGGTTTGAACACCGCCTGATGCAGTGCATGCATGAACTGACCGGTGCCGACCATTGTGTTCTGATCAGTTATGATGCCAGCCGTACAGCGCCCATAACGCTGTTTTCATCTGGAGCCATCGATCAGCCACTGGCACAGGAATGCCGCCGCCTGTACGACGAGGTCTATTACGAGCGCGACCCGAACCGGGCCTTACTGGATGCCGGTGCACATGAACCCTCAACACAACTTCTCACGCTACGCCCGGAAGAGTTGAGTGACCCGGAGTATCGTCGTACCCTGATTGAGCGCTGTGGCATCCGTGAAAAACTGGCGTTTATAGGCCATGGCCGCGAGCAAGCTTATTGCCTGAACCTGTACCGGCTCAAATCGCGCCAGCGTAAAGGTCTACTGATGGGAGCTCTACAGGACAACACGGCACTGATAGCCGCCACACTGGAGCGTCATATCAGTCTTTCGACGGAGGCCCAGGTCAGATTTGATCTGCCGTGGGTTAGAGCACGGCTGTCGCGCAGCTGCGGTGATCGCTTAACCCAGAGAGAGATGGATGTGGCCTGCAGAATAGTGTTGGGCTATAGCTCGGAAGCCATTGGACTGGATTTGGGTGTGAGCGTAAATACCGTGCTCTCACACCGCAAGAACCTCTATGAAAAGTTGGGTATTGGAACGCAGAATCAACTGTTTGCCATTGTGACCGAAGGGCGCTGTGCTTGGGTATGA
- a CDS encoding aromatic ring-hydroxylating dioxygenase subunit alpha, translating into MALTKVQRAAQAAGKTLANRQTPFIFNEWYVAALGHEIGRELKARTILGRQLVLYRQENGEPVALDNRCGHRSFPLSRSSLEGDTIVCGYHGLRYDASGSCVEVPSQCNCAGISIRSYPLVEQGPVVWIWMGEPDQADPKQIPAMPMLDQGWITSCDYMPLKASYVYLHENLLDLTHLSFLHANTFGTPDYAAAEFDTEISEDRFILKRYVVPTRLPPVWAKPTGLEGRDAARITTSDFVSPALHIVHAQFYDIALPESERPDTRIKTAHIPTPETATSTHYFVVHGRNFAPEDDSITDFMHQQLMAAFHEDIVGLEAMEELLSNMSPEDEFFEISVKSDIASVAMRRYLKRRAEAERSQHSAPGAVQSQPAINTAVEV; encoded by the coding sequence ATGGCTCTTACCAAAGTACAGCGAGCAGCTCAGGCCGCTGGCAAGACACTGGCCAATCGACAAACCCCGTTCATCTTCAACGAGTGGTATGTGGCCGCCCTTGGTCATGAGATTGGGCGGGAACTTAAGGCTCGCACCATTCTGGGTCGTCAGCTGGTTTTGTACCGTCAGGAAAACGGCGAGCCCGTGGCGCTGGATAACCGTTGCGGCCATCGCTCCTTCCCTCTATCACGCAGCAGTCTTGAAGGTGACACCATTGTCTGTGGATATCATGGTCTGCGCTATGATGCCAGCGGCAGCTGTGTCGAGGTGCCATCACAGTGCAACTGCGCCGGCATATCGATCCGCAGCTATCCACTTGTCGAGCAAGGGCCCGTTGTCTGGATCTGGATGGGTGAGCCTGATCAAGCTGATCCGAAACAGATTCCCGCCATGCCGATGCTGGACCAGGGTTGGATCACCTCCTGCGACTACATGCCTCTTAAGGCCAGCTACGTGTACCTGCATGAAAACCTGCTTGATCTGACCCATCTGAGCTTCCTGCATGCCAATACCTTCGGTACACCCGACTATGCCGCCGCCGAGTTTGATACCGAAATCAGCGAAGATCGTTTTATCCTCAAGCGCTACGTGGTACCCACACGGTTGCCACCGGTTTGGGCCAAGCCCACCGGCCTTGAAGGACGGGATGCGGCACGGATCACCACGTCAGATTTCGTGTCACCGGCACTGCATATCGTGCATGCTCAGTTTTATGACATCGCCCTGCCTGAGTCTGAGCGACCCGATACCCGTATCAAGACGGCCCATATTCCCACGCCCGAGACCGCGACTTCTACCCATTACTTCGTTGTTCATGGGCGCAATTTTGCCCCCGAGGACGACAGCATCACCGACTTCATGCACCAACAACTAATGGCTGCCTTCCATGAAGACATTGTGGGACTGGAAGCGATGGAAGAGCTGCTCAGCAATATGTCACCTGAAGATGAGTTCTTTGAAATTTCAGTAAAGTCCGATATTGCCAGCGTAGCCATGCGTCGTTACCTCAAGCGCCGTGCCGAGGCTGAACGCAGTCAGCACTCCGCACCAGGGGCAGTTCAGTCACAGCCTGCCATCAATACAGCAGTAGAGGTGTAA
- a CDS encoding 2Fe-2S iron-sulfur cluster-binding protein, with amino-acid sequence MSIQIHVTDANGHQQRLQADPGSSLMELLRDQSSGVEGICGGCCACGTCHIVLESDWQPLLGTAQPEEEALLDALDERTSGSRLSCQLRLSQEMDGLSLRIVPAEC; translated from the coding sequence ATGAGCATCCAAATCCATGTGACCGATGCCAACGGCCATCAGCAGCGGTTGCAGGCCGATCCCGGCAGCAGCCTGATGGAACTGCTGCGGGATCAATCCTCAGGCGTTGAAGGCATCTGTGGCGGCTGCTGTGCCTGCGGCACCTGTCACATCGTACTGGAGAGCGACTGGCAACCCTTGCTGGGTACAGCCCAACCGGAAGAAGAGGCACTGCTGGACGCACTGGATGAGCGTACATCAGGCTCACGCCTGAGCTGCCAACTGCGCCTGAGCCAAGAGATGGATGGTCTTAGCCTGCGCATTGTGCCGGCTGAATGTTGA
- a CDS encoding NAD(P)/FAD-dependent oxidoreductase, which yields MQHLVIVGGGHLAAALITGLYRQGFDGRVTLLSAEDSLPCNRPVLSKEYLKGELTEEGLALVAQHVWDDPRFTCQLNTRVSEIDRQQKTVVANGHLIPYDQLVLATGTTPRRLDIPGHELTGIHYLKTLSDARQLRGALQPGKRLAVIGGGFIGLEIAAAARQSSMDVTVLEAGERILGRVVAPEVSDCFMQLHQNHGVDIRTGVGVENFMGQQAIEAVRLTNGEVLAADQVVVGIGVVPEVSLAQQAGLECDNGIVIDQCCRTSDPAILAGGDCAVQFSPLYNRNLRLESVQNTSAHAQTILAQLTGQPIPEPAVPWFWSTQYEARLQIAGLNPDYDQLIARGQDTQARSWLYLKQGRLVACDAINRPADFLQAKKMIMTETQIDIPKAEDINIPLSQCIA from the coding sequence ATGCAACATCTGGTTATTGTGGGCGGTGGGCATCTGGCTGCCGCCTTGATTACGGGGCTGTACAGGCAGGGTTTTGACGGTCGAGTGACACTGCTCAGCGCAGAAGACTCGCTGCCCTGCAACCGCCCGGTCCTGTCCAAGGAGTACCTCAAGGGTGAACTGACAGAGGAGGGACTGGCACTGGTTGCACAACACGTCTGGGACGACCCGCGCTTCACCTGTCAACTCAATACCCGAGTCAGTGAAATTGATCGACAGCAGAAAACCGTGGTGGCCAACGGCCACCTCATACCGTACGACCAACTGGTTCTGGCTACAGGGACAACGCCGCGTCGGCTGGATATCCCCGGTCATGAGCTGACAGGTATTCATTACCTCAAGACCCTGTCTGACGCCAGACAGTTGCGCGGCGCACTGCAGCCCGGCAAACGTCTAGCCGTGATCGGTGGCGGTTTTATCGGACTGGAGATAGCAGCTGCTGCACGTCAAAGCAGCATGGACGTGACGGTTCTGGAAGCCGGCGAACGGATTCTTGGACGCGTGGTAGCTCCTGAGGTGTCCGACTGTTTCATGCAGCTGCATCAGAATCATGGCGTTGATATCCGCACGGGTGTCGGTGTGGAGAACTTTATGGGCCAGCAAGCGATTGAGGCGGTACGTCTGACAAATGGGGAAGTGTTGGCCGCGGATCAGGTTGTGGTGGGGATCGGGGTAGTCCCGGAGGTTTCACTTGCACAGCAGGCAGGCCTTGAATGTGACAACGGCATTGTGATCGATCAATGCTGTCGCACCTCTGACCCCGCCATCCTTGCTGGCGGTGACTGTGCTGTTCAGTTCAGCCCCCTTTACAACCGTAACCTGCGGTTGGAGTCGGTTCAAAACACCAGCGCCCACGCTCAGACCATCCTGGCACAGCTGACCGGGCAACCAATACCCGAGCCAGCTGTTCCCTGGTTCTGGTCAACGCAGTACGAAGCACGCCTGCAAATTGCAGGTCTGAATCCGGATTACGACCAGCTGATCGCGCGTGGTCAAGATACTCAGGCGCGCAGCTGGCTTTATCTCAAACAGGGCCGACTGGTTGCATGCGATGCAATCAATCGACCGGCGGACTTTTTGCAAGCCAAGAAAATGATCATGACGGAAACCCAAATCGACATCCCAAAAGCGGAGGATATCAACATTCCATTGAGCCAATGTATCGCCTGA